A single region of the Rhinoderma darwinii isolate aRhiDar2 chromosome 12 unlocalized genomic scaffold, aRhiDar2.hap1 SUPER_12_unloc_2, whole genome shotgun sequence genome encodes:
- the LOC142698143 gene encoding protein kinase C delta type-like: protein MTLRLRSVLPIRFYTAEMICGLQFLHGHNIVHRDLKPENIMLDADGHVRIIDLGLAQDGFTASNKIRGVTGTLHYMAPEVLLRKKYGTAVDWWSLGIVVSRMAAGRSPFYNGPVRQMAIKAITTAKPKFPTWLNPDVKHLTKRLVRKNSKRRLGVCGNIREHPFFSTIGWEELQERRAQPPFTPFVPVLENQHLKWPENNKALHPLAGFSFMSPSWNQ from the exons atgacattgagactccgctctgttctccccatcagattctacacagcagagatgatatgtggcctccagttcctccatggacacaacatcgtccaccg agatctaaagccggagaatataatgttggatgcagatggccacgtccgtatcatcgacctgggattggcccaagatggcttcaccgcctccaataagatccgtggagtgacgggaacgttgcattacatggcccccgaggtgcttcttagaaaaaaatacggcaccgcagttgactggtggagcctggggattgtggtgtccaggatggcagcaggacgctccccattttacaacggccccgtcaggcaaatggctatcaaagccatcaccaccgcgaagcctaaatttccaacttggcttaatcctgacgtgaaacatctgaccaagagactggtccgtaaaaattctaagaggcgcctcggtgtgtgcgggaacatcagagagcatccattcttctccaccatcggctgggaggaactgcaggagaggagggcacaGCCACCATTTACACCATTTGTGCCCGTTCTGGAGAACCAACATCTGAAGTGGCCAGAGAATAACAAAGCCCTTCACCCCTTGGCCGGGTTCAGCTTCATGTCACCAAGCTGGAACCAATAA